The following proteins are co-located in the Bacillota bacterium genome:
- a CDS encoding acyl--CoA ligase → MILATPGQIEEYTAKGWWGEKTILDFFRENARDNPQRVAVVDPYDKEELTGFSAERVTYGELERAVETVATSFLEAGIGKDDIVMVQLPNCWELAMLYPAVTRAGALISPVPLQWRKKEIHYIAKLTGAKAVITVENFHGFNHKEMMEEIMLELPVIKYIFTLDEIKQKTQGNINKEELDSIKVDANDIFTLCWTSGTEAEPKGCPLSHNNWINQGLLQVDTADIRPGDVQLTAGPLVNMASVGTTFIPWLILGGTFVLHHPFNPQQFIQQIMQEKVNYTLLVPAVGNMIVKHPQVDRFDLSSVRAITMGSAPPSLFTIQEFKRRWDIEIGNVWGQNEGTGIVSGPKDVPDLSKRVDHLPQFGKKDAVWAADITGRLQTKLVDPETGKEVWEVGEVGELAYKGPNLMPGYFKRRELNTKAFDEDGFFYTGDLFVIKENNFLGFFERKKDIIIRGGFNISAQEIENVLFGHPKLADMAAVAMPDEVLGERTCVYVVPKSNENITLDELTSFMKEKGMAVYKLPERLEIVETIPRNPVGKIMKSVLREDLKNKMQSCD, encoded by the coding sequence ATGATTCTTGCAACGCCCGGACAAATAGAAGAATACACTGCAAAGGGTTGGTGGGGAGAAAAAACAATACTTGATTTCTTTCGAGAAAATGCCCGCGATAACCCTCAACGAGTGGCTGTGGTGGATCCTTACGACAAGGAAGAACTGACGGGTTTTTCCGCAGAAAGGGTTACTTACGGGGAACTGGAAAGGGCTGTGGAGACGGTGGCAACTTCCTTTCTGGAAGCAGGTATAGGAAAGGACGATATAGTAATGGTACAACTTCCCAACTGCTGGGAGTTGGCCATGCTATACCCGGCGGTAACCAGGGCCGGGGCCCTGATTTCTCCGGTGCCGCTGCAATGGCGCAAAAAGGAAATTCACTATATTGCCAAGCTCACCGGGGCCAAAGCGGTTATCACCGTTGAAAACTTTCATGGCTTTAACCACAAGGAAATGATGGAAGAAATAATGCTTGAGCTTCCGGTTATAAAATATATTTTTACACTGGATGAAATTAAGCAGAAAACCCAAGGGAACATTAATAAGGAAGAATTGGATTCCATAAAGGTTGATGCCAACGATATTTTTACCCTCTGCTGGACCTCGGGCACCGAAGCTGAGCCCAAAGGTTGCCCGCTGAGCCATAACAACTGGATTAACCAGGGGTTGCTGCAGGTGGACACGGCGGACATTAGACCCGGGGACGTACAGTTAACAGCGGGGCCTTTGGTAAATATGGCCTCGGTGGGTACCACTTTTATACCGTGGCTTATTTTGGGCGGTACATTTGTCTTGCACCACCCCTTTAATCCGCAACAGTTTATCCAACAAATAATGCAGGAAAAAGTAAATTATACCCTATTGGTGCCCGCAGTGGGTAACATGATTGTCAAACACCCGCAGGTAGACCGGTTCGACTTGAGCTCGGTAAGGGCAATAACCATGGGATCAGCACCGCCATCGCTTTTCACAATCCAGGAATTTAAGCGCCGGTGGGACATTGAAATAGGCAATGTTTGGGGACAAAATGAGGGTACCGGTATAGTATCCGGTCCCAAAGATGTTCCGGATTTATCCAAAAGAGTGGATCACCTGCCTCAGTTTGGTAAAAAAGACGCGGTGTGGGCGGCGGATATAACTGGGCGATTGCAGACAAAATTAGTTGATCCTGAAACGGGTAAAGAAGTTTGGGAGGTTGGGGAAGTAGGAGAACTGGCTTACAAGGGACCCAATTTAATGCCGGGCTATTTCAAACGACGGGAGCTTAATACCAAGGCATTTGATGAGGACGGTTTCTTTTATACAGGAGATCTTTTTGTAATCAAGGAGAATAACTTTCTTGGCTTCTTTGAAAGAAAAAAAGATATTATTATCCGCGGTGGTTTTAATATCAGCGCTCAGGAAATTGAAAACGTTTTATTCGGTCACCCCAAGCTGGCAGACATGGCTGCCGTTGCTATGCCGGACGAGGTTCTAGGTGAGCGTACCTGCGTTTACGTTGTTCCCAAGAGCAATGAAAATATTACATTGGACGAGCTCACCTCCTTCATGAAAGAAAAGGGCATGGCTGTTTATAAACTTCCGGAGAGGTTGGAGATAGTCGAAACCATACCCCGAAACCCGGTGGGCAAAATAATGAAAAGCGTTCTGCGCGAGGATTTAAAGAACAAAATGCAATCCTGTGACTAG